Proteins found in one Stigmatella erecta genomic segment:
- a CDS encoding O-acetyl-ADP-ribose deacetylase has translation MRLELWLGDITAVAADAIVNAANSSLLGGGGVDGAIHRAAGPALLEECRTLGGCPTGEARITRGYRLPARHVIHTVGPRWQGGERGEPALLARCYQSVFALVEAHGLRTVAFPSISTGIYGYPLAQAARIALREIHAALARLPGVEKVTAVLFSPVDLDVYRQALADVSGGRGGVPG, from the coding sequence ATGCGGCTGGAGCTTTGGCTTGGAGACATCACGGCGGTGGCGGCGGACGCCATCGTCAACGCGGCGAACAGCTCCCTGCTGGGCGGAGGGGGCGTGGATGGCGCCATCCACCGCGCGGCGGGGCCGGCGTTGCTGGAGGAGTGCCGCACGCTGGGCGGGTGCCCTACGGGCGAGGCGCGCATCACCCGGGGCTACCGGCTGCCCGCGCGCCACGTCATCCACACGGTGGGCCCGCGCTGGCAGGGCGGGGAGCGGGGCGAGCCCGCGCTGTTGGCGCGCTGCTACCAGAGCGTCTTCGCGCTCGTGGAGGCGCACGGGCTGCGCACGGTGGCCTTTCCCTCCATCTCCACGGGCATCTACGGGTACCCCCTGGCGCAGGCCGCGCGCATCGCGCTGCGGGAGATCCACGCGGCGCTCGCGCGGCTGCCTGGGGTGGAGAAGGTGACGGCGGTGCTCTTCAGCCCGGTGGACCTGGACGTGTACCGGCAAGCGCTGGCGGACGTGTCCGGGGGCCGGGGAGGCGTGCCCGGGTGA
- a CDS encoding Fis family transcriptional regulator gives MLNPRGYGEEELVSNRASLLLYGGTEEERRSWAQEAAYHFEHEGALVEVRQAAELAPALQRPKGVVFIPDVSKLGREAQGAILRCLQTQEERPKLVVAILGSADAALERGVLRDDLHYRLHQAQVNLAQPGLRETLKERWARLAELRAVKEAEARAAAERDLQAAMNRAPGTVTRLTPQQRKAQGVKAPARKTGRR, from the coding sequence GTGTTGAATCCCCGCGGGTATGGCGAAGAGGAGCTGGTCTCCAACCGCGCGTCACTGCTGCTCTACGGGGGGACGGAGGAGGAGAGGCGTTCCTGGGCGCAGGAGGCCGCGTACCACTTCGAGCACGAGGGCGCGCTGGTGGAGGTCCGCCAGGCGGCGGAGCTGGCCCCGGCGCTGCAACGCCCCAAGGGCGTGGTGTTCATTCCGGACGTGTCCAAGCTGGGGCGGGAGGCGCAGGGCGCCATCCTGCGGTGTCTGCAGACGCAGGAGGAGCGGCCCAAGCTGGTGGTGGCCATCCTCGGCTCGGCGGATGCGGCGCTGGAGCGCGGGGTGCTGCGCGACGACTTGCACTACCGGCTGCACCAGGCGCAGGTGAACCTGGCCCAGCCCGGGCTGCGCGAGACGCTGAAGGAGCGCTGGGCGCGGCTGGCGGAGCTGCGCGCGGTGAAGGAGGCGGAGGCGCGCGCGGCGGCCGAGCGGGATTTGCAGGCGGCGATGAACCGCGCGCCCGGCACGGTGACGCGGCTCACGCCCCAGCAGCGCAAGGCGCAGGGCGTGAAGGCCCCGGCGCGCAAGACGGGCCGCCGGTAG
- a CDS encoding methylase — translation MSEAPERRTRGRTSRSRLQALDAYLVHAERPLLERQDGPWDEAAFLDVGFGEHPWTTLESAEAFRALNPRLRVIGVEADPARAAAAAPHAAAHTHFRHGGFGWAREAGQPVRLVRAMNILRQYRPEEAAAAHAELGQALLPGGLLVEGSTDGPGGITVAYLLRREEGGLHREALLFHTDFHQGFAPLLFRDWLPVDWRRRLTRGSALQDFFAAWTAAWTEARAHGASAPAAGFLQGARRLARTCPGVSPEPWLWERGYLRWQPPGGVPRPG, via the coding sequence GTGAGCGAGGCTCCCGAGCGCCGGACGCGGGGCCGCACGTCCCGCTCGCGGCTCCAGGCGCTGGATGCGTACCTCGTGCACGCCGAGCGTCCACTGCTGGAACGGCAGGACGGACCGTGGGACGAGGCCGCCTTCCTGGACGTGGGCTTCGGCGAGCACCCGTGGACGACGCTGGAGAGCGCCGAGGCGTTCCGGGCGCTGAACCCCCGGCTGCGCGTCATCGGCGTGGAGGCGGATCCCGCGCGGGCGGCGGCGGCGGCCCCCCACGCGGCGGCGCACACCCACTTCCGGCACGGGGGCTTCGGCTGGGCGCGCGAGGCGGGGCAGCCGGTCCGGCTCGTGCGGGCGATGAACATCCTGCGCCAGTACCGCCCCGAGGAGGCCGCGGCGGCGCACGCGGAGCTGGGCCAGGCGCTGCTGCCCGGGGGGCTCCTGGTGGAGGGCAGCACGGATGGCCCGGGGGGCATCACCGTGGCGTACCTGCTGCGGCGGGAGGAAGGGGGGCTGCACCGCGAGGCGCTGCTCTTCCACACGGACTTCCACCAGGGCTTCGCGCCGCTGCTCTTCCGGGACTGGCTGCCGGTGGACTGGCGCCGGCGCCTGACGCGGGGCTCGGCGCTGCAGGACTTCTTCGCGGCCTGGACGGCGGCGTGGACCGAGGCCCGGGCCCACGGGGCGAGCGCCCCCGCGGCGGGCTTTCTCCAGGGGGCGCGGCGGCTGGCCCGCACCTGTCCGGGCGTCAGCCCCGAGCCGTGGCTGTGGGAGCGGGGCTACCTGCGCTGGCAGCCCCCGGGAGGGGTGCCCCGCCCGGGCTAA
- a CDS encoding putative ABC transporter permease, which produces MIGRGSRSETPPGARGQPLGPVARFIVYGLVGWCIECLFTSLVDLATGAGDLRLRGYSYLWMHPIWGTGLLLGEQLVRVMKRAGLSRLVRATLGMLLCFTVEYTTGAVLVAVVGLCPWDYSASWASVHGLIRLDYAPYWFMCALMCEVLFTLVGRVHMWAPVSPVVAEPPAALEAPASLYAGAGRG; this is translated from the coding sequence ATGATCGGACGGGGAAGCAGAAGCGAGACGCCGCCAGGGGCCCGAGGGCAGCCGCTGGGCCCCGTGGCCCGCTTCATCGTCTACGGCCTGGTGGGCTGGTGCATCGAGTGCCTCTTCACCTCGCTGGTGGACCTGGCCACGGGCGCCGGGGACCTGCGGCTGCGCGGCTACTCCTACCTGTGGATGCACCCCATCTGGGGCACGGGCCTGCTGCTGGGCGAGCAGCTCGTGAGGGTGATGAAGCGCGCCGGGCTGAGCCGGCTGGTGCGCGCCACCCTGGGCATGCTCCTGTGCTTCACGGTGGAGTACACCACCGGCGCCGTCCTGGTCGCCGTGGTGGGCCTCTGCCCCTGGGACTACTCCGCCTCGTGGGCCAGCGTGCACGGGCTGATTCGCCTCGACTACGCCCCCTACTGGTTCATGTGTGCGTTGATGTGCGAGGTTCTCTTCACGCTGGTGGGCCGGGTCCACATGTGGGCCCCGGTCTCCCCGGTGGTGGCGGAGCCCCCGGCGGCCCTGGAGGCCCCCGCATCATTATATGCGGGCGCGGGCCGCGGTTAG